In the Streptomyces sp. BHT-5-2 genome, one interval contains:
- the purQ gene encoding phosphoribosylformylglycinamidine synthase subunit PurQ, whose product MTARVGVITFPGTLDDRDTQRAVRAAGAEAVPLWHRDKDLHQVDAVVLPGGFSYGDYLRAGAISRFSPVMETVIEQARAGMPVLGICNGFQVLTETHLLPGAMLRNNHLHFICRDQKLRVENAATAWTTDYASGQEISIPLKNIDGRYVADERTLDMLEAEGRVAFRYVADGPAADGYGNPNGSLRDIAGITNEAGNVVGLMPHPEHAVEPLIGTGRTDGLGFFTSILKKLVNA is encoded by the coding sequence ATGACAGCTCGGGTCGGAGTCATCACCTTTCCCGGCACGCTCGACGACCGCGACACCCAGCGCGCGGTCCGGGCGGCCGGGGCCGAGGCGGTGCCGCTGTGGCACCGCGACAAGGACCTCCACCAGGTCGACGCCGTGGTCCTGCCCGGCGGGTTCTCGTACGGCGACTACCTGCGGGCCGGGGCGATCTCCCGGTTCTCGCCGGTGATGGAGACCGTGATCGAACAGGCCCGGGCCGGGATGCCGGTCCTGGGCATCTGCAACGGCTTCCAGGTCCTCACCGAGACCCACCTGCTGCCCGGCGCGATGCTGCGCAACAACCACCTGCATTTCATCTGCCGCGACCAGAAACTGCGGGTGGAGAACGCCGCCACGGCCTGGACCACCGACTACGCGTCGGGCCAGGAGATCAGCATTCCGCTGAAGAACATCGACGGCCGTTATGTCGCCGACGAGCGGACGCTGGACATGCTGGAGGCCGAGGGCCGGGTGGCGTTCCGCTACGTCGCCGACGGCCCGGCCGCCGACGGCTACGGAAACCCCAACGGCTCGCTCCGCGACATCGCCGGCATCACCAATGAGGCGGGCAACGTCGTCGGCCTGATGCCGCACCCCGAGCACGCCGTCGAGCCGCTGATCGGCACCGGCCGCACCGACGGTCTCGGATTCTTCACCTCGATCCTGAAGAAGCTGGTCAACGCATGA
- the purS gene encoding phosphoribosylformylglycinamidine synthase subunit PurS: MARVVVDVMLKPEILDPQGQAVQRALPRLGFEGIADVRQGKRFELEVEGPVDDAALARIHEMAETFLANTVIEDFTVRVDETARAES; this comes from the coding sequence GTGGCACGCGTCGTAGTCGACGTCATGCTCAAGCCGGAGATCCTCGACCCGCAGGGGCAGGCGGTGCAGCGCGCACTGCCACGCCTGGGATTCGAGGGGATCGCCGACGTCCGTCAGGGCAAGCGTTTCGAACTTGAGGTGGAGGGCCCGGTCGACGACGCCGCCCTCGCCCGTATCCACGAGATGGCCGAGACCTTCCTCGCCAACACCGTCATCGAGGACTTCACCGTCCGGGTCGACGAAACCGCGCGGGCCGAGTCATGA
- a CDS encoding Lsr2 family protein, with product MAQRVVVTLSDDIDGGEAAETVIFGLDGKSYEIDLNPANAKKLRGALAPYVEAGRKRAKSGKTFHRTAVTPDPAAVRAWARSHQMDVPPRGRIPKKVYEAFNAANH from the coding sequence GTGGCGCAGCGCGTAGTAGTGACGCTCTCCGATGACATCGACGGAGGAGAAGCCGCAGAGACGGTCATCTTCGGTTTGGACGGGAAGTCGTACGAGATCGACCTCAATCCCGCCAATGCGAAGAAACTGCGCGGCGCCCTCGCTCCGTACGTGGAGGCCGGCCGCAAGCGGGCGAAGTCCGGCAAGACCTTCCACCGGACCGCGGTGACCCCCGACCCGGCGGCGGTGCGCGCCTGGGCGCGCTCGCACCAGATGGACGTCCCACCGCGCGGCCGGATCCCCAAGAAGGTCTACGAAGCCTTCAACGCGGCCAATCACTAA